In Drosophila yakuba strain Tai18E2 chromosome 2R, Prin_Dyak_Tai18E2_2.1, whole genome shotgun sequence, a single genomic region encodes these proteins:
- the LOC6531393 gene encoding cytosol aminopeptidase, whose product MPSYKDMSLVRATLRFVGQNSSGKSVVPAYRRYATACKSPKGVVVGVYSKDGDKPAKTTANAVGLDDALGGKLLTLIRERGMDGTPGKGLLFSGFEGEYQAVAVVGVGKQGAAYNENEELDEGMENVRVAAGTGARALQLQGMYEVHVDAMDYPEQAAEGAALAVWRYNANKRKKNRIQTPKLDMYGKGDRDAWVRGLFKAESQNLARRLSDTPANMMTPSIFAQAAVDALCPCGVSVEVRSMDWIEDMNLNSFLMIAKGSCEPPLLLECSYCGTSPEDRPVLLLGQGLTFHSGGLCLKPKKGMDQYRGAMAGAAVCVGVLRAAAALSLPMNITAVMPLCEHMPSGMAVKCGDVVTLLNGTTMGIKNVDKAPVVQLADPLLYAQATYKPKLVIDIGTVAMGVNYAVGGGASGLWTTSKSVWQNFRKSGGLTGDRVWRFPLFKYYKQIVNKNITYDLCNTGRGPASSCLAAAILHSLVPCAEWAHLDIRGTGMLTRINPRPYLLKDSMTGRPTRTVIQFMYQMACSG is encoded by the coding sequence ATGCCTTCGTACAAGGATATGTCTTTGGTGCGCGCTACCCTGCGATTTGTGGGCCAAAATAGTTCTGGAAAATCTGTGGTACCGGCATATCGCCGCTATGCGACTGCCTGCAAGAGTCCCAAGGGCGTGGTGGTGGGTGTTTACTCCAAGGATGGCGACAAGCCAGCGAAGACCACCGCAAATGCAGTGGGCTTGGACGATGCGCTGGGTGGCAAGCTGTTGACCCTCATCCGTGAACGTGGCATGGACGGCACTCCCGGCAAGGGGCTGCTCTTCAGTGGCTTCGAGGGCGAATACCAGGCGGTTGCCGTCGTCGGAGTTGGCAAACAGGGAGCGGCCTACAACGAGAACGAGGAACTGGACGAGGGCATGGAGAATGTGCGAGTGGCGGCGGGCACTGGAGCCCGGGCCCTGCAGCTCCAGGGCATGTACGAGGTCCACGTGGACGCCATGGACTATCCTGAGCAGGCGGCCGAGGGAGCCGCGCTGGCCGTCTGGCGCTACAATGCCAACAAGAGGAAGAAGAATCGCATTCAGACCCCCAAGCTCGATATGTACGGCAAGGGCGACCGGGATGCCTGGGTGCGTGGTCTGTTCAAGGCGGAATCGCAGAATCTGGCCAGGCGTTTGTCCGACACGCCCGCCAACATGATGACGCCCTCGATCTTCGCACAGGCCGCCGTGGATGCCTTGTGCCCCTGCGGTGTTTCCGTTGAGGTGCGATCCATGGACTGGATCGAGGACATGAACCTCAACTCCTTCCTGATGATCGCCAAGGGATCATGTGAGCCACCTCTACTGCTGGAGTGCAGCTACTGCGGCACCTCGCCCGAGGATCGTCCCGTTCTGCTGCTCGGCCAGGGTCTGACCTTCCACAGTGGTGGCTTGTGCCTGAAGCCCAAGAAGGGTATGGACCAGTATCGCGGCGCCATGGCCGGTGCTGCTGTTTGTGTGGGTGTACTCCGTGCCGCCGCCGCCCTATCGCTCCCGATGAACATCACGGCCGTGATGCCGCTCTGCGAGCACATGCCCTCTGGAATGGCCGTGAAGTGCGGCGATGTGGTGACCCTGCTCAATGGCACCACCATGGGCATCAAGAACGTGGACAAGGCACCGGTGGTGCAGCTGGCCGATCCGCTGCTCTACGCCCAGGCCACGTACAAGCCCAAGCTGGTCATCGATATTGGCACGGTGGCCATGGGTGTTAACTATGCCGTTGGCGGCGGCGCCAGCGGCTTGTGGACCACCTCCAAGTCGGTGTGGCAGAACTTCCGCAAGTCCGGTGGCCTGACTGGCGATCGCGTCTGGCGTTTCCCGCTGTTTAAGTACTACAAGCAGATCGTGAACAAGAACATCACCTATGATCTGTGCAACACGGGCCGCGGTCCTGCCAGTTCCTGCTTGGCGGCTGCCATCCTGCACAGCCTGGTTCCCTGCGCGGAGTGGGCCCATCTAGACATCCGTGGCACCGGCATGCTCACCAGGATCAACCCCAGGCCCTACCTCCTCAAGGACTCTATGACCGGACGTCCGACGCGTACTGTTATCCAGTTCATGTACCAGATGGCCTGCTCCGGCTAG